A window of Aptenodytes patagonicus chromosome 1, bAptPat1.pri.cur, whole genome shotgun sequence genomic DNA:
CCTCCCTTTCCTCACATTGTTCAAGGCCGCGTGTGGTGGGACACTGCTCCCTCTGGGGCTTgccggggaggagcggggggccGAGCACGCTGCCGCCTCTTCACAAGTCTCTCCCTCCAAAACAAGTCGTTGTGAAGACATTTGCAATTCCTAAGGGTCTCTCAGGACACTCTCGAACACTAGGAATGGTACGGTGCTCAGCACGACCCTCTGCTTCTTAGGGATGGTTTGTGCCAGGAATGAGAAAACAACGATAAAAACAGTGTCATCTTTCAAGAAACTCTTTGGGTAGCTAGTGGATTCTTCCCCAGTGTCTCCAGGGATTTATGTATGTGGTGAGCGGTTATTCAGCAGCATGTGGCTGGCTAAGGCGACGTGGAGACAGCAAGCACAGGCTAATTGAGGAGTATCGAGTTTCTGGACTGGAGAGAGGCCGTAGTCTGCTTGGGTTTCTTTGTgctatgttgggtttttttttcttttttaatatctattttggTTTTCTGCGTGGTCACCCAGTAGTTTAGGGGCTGTtcggagagaggaagaaaactgaagggGTTTTGAGAGGAATTCattcccttttattttcctctttccagaaGTCTAGCCCACAGTCGCTAATGTCATGTGAAATGTCCCAGAAAGATGAAGTTACAAAGCAAAAATCGGCTGAGGAGGGAAGCCTTTGTAATAGTCAGTTTTTGCCCTTTTTATAGTTACTAGCTGATAATGTGGGAGATGCAGAGGGACCGCCAGAGCCTTCGGGCGTTAGAGAGACCCTGGCCTGGTAGCTGAACCGACCTCTCTCTTGGTGTTGGCCAACAAACATTCCGTTAACGGACGAATcgctttttcctcccctcccttccgTGGGGAAGAGTGACTAGACATGGAGGCGCTAAGAGGAATCTCCACTGGCTGTTTCTGGGTCACCTGGGCGAGCTGTAGCTCGGTCATGCCTtccacagcaggaggaggaaatgctGAATTTGGAACAGACTTTGTTGTGTTTAGCTCTTCCTGGCCGAGCTACCATTTGCTTCCCTCCTTTATGCGTGGGATGTCTCGGTTAAACAGCAATCTCTGGGACGTGACGGAGCTTGAAGGATCCCGCTCCATCGTGCAGGAAAGTCTCATTACTGGCGTTTGAGCTTGCGAGGGAGAGGGGTTGTAACTACCttttctcagttatttttctctcGAGAGCTCTGCAAAGCGTGAGCGGGTGTTTGAAGCTGAGAGACCGCCATACTTGCACCTTCCTAAAAAGAGAACGGAGGCCGCGTGACGACGGGACGATGGTGTTCACCGACCCCCGGACATCTGGCAAGCACCATTTTGCAGTCTTCTGAGCACAGCCTCCCGCAGCCAAGGGCGAACGGCTCGTACATTTTAAAGACCCAACGTTTCTATAAAAAGTCCTATTTCGTAACACATTCCACTGACCAATACCAGCTGGCAGTTTTTAAACACTTTCCAGGCAGGGTGCGCAGCCTGCAGGCATTCTGCTTGTGACTTGAAGCCATTTCttcaagagggggaaaaaataaatctcgGCAGCAACGTTTTCTACGCTGATGAAAGGCGCACTTTGGAGAAACCCCGTTTGCATGGAAACTGCAAGCCAACAGATCAGTGCACAATAtgcaaagatgttttaaaatattttggggctACTTTCCTTGTATGTCAGCACCTttcccgtgggggggggggggggggagggaacagTGTGATCCAGCCGCTCAGGTAAAGGGAAAGTGTACGATCACACCCCTGCGGGAGGCGAGGCTGCTGCGCCCGAGAGGGTGGGCGAGCCGGTCCGGTCCCACCGCTCGGGAGCGGGGAAGCCCCTGTTTGTTTCCTTGCTCGTTTGGTTTTGTTAGAGCCTTGTCTTGGGTTTGTTTACAGAGATGTATTTTGTTTAaccaaatattaaaaatggaaaaaaaaaaacatttccatatAGATGTCCTATCACTTCTGTATGTTCAGCGGAATTGTTCTGTAACAAAgtatgtaaaggaaaaataaaattttttttttctttggttataAAACTGCCACCTTTCTGAGAGTTGAGGCCCTCGAAAGTCAGTCACTGGTGCCGAGGTAGAGCCACCCCTCCGAGAACTCCCTTGAGCCACGCAAAGCTTTCTCAGCCACCTGAAGGTGACAAAGCTGTGCCCGTCCCTTCCCCCGGGGCCAGGCCCTGCATGAAATGGAAGGGTCTCTACCCGCAAGGCCACCGCCAGCTCTGACAGAACTGAGCCTCCCTCGAGGACGTCTATTAAAACCACGCTGCTCAGATTGGATTTATTTAATATTCAATACAAAAAAATACGTAGCTGATGTCTGAAGTTCTACTTTATGAGGCAGAGAGGACCAGCGCAGATGTGATAGTCTCGAACCTGGCCCGCTGCTCCCTCGGTCCCCGCGCACGCACGTGAAGTTGCAGCGCAAGTATTTTTGCATGCGTGTCTCCCTGGAGAGCGTTTTCCACAGGGCACAGCCACCTGCACCTCTCCTTCCTTTGCTTCGCCTGCTGGGAAGGCCGCTCCTCCTCCTGTCACCGGTGGCCTTCGGCTCAGAGTCAGCCAGGAAAGGATTCGTTTTGTGTAGCTGCTGCCTCTTGAAGCCTGACTTGTGCCCCGGGGTGGTGGGGGCGGGAAGGGGGCGGGGGCAAGGAGCCTGGAAGAGGAACTCCCCCGGTTCGAGTCTGTAACTGGTTATGGCATACCGACTGAATAAAAGGAGAGACTCGCGACTTCTACGGGGGGGGGAGGATGCAGACAGGAGCCGTCATCAGGTCCAGAGAGGGGGCTTCCCCCCCCTCGTTACAAACAGGTCAATGTCCCAAAGGAGAaccaagaataaaaacaaacaaacaaacgaaaaaaaaatgccctgacCCGACAAATCAACAGTTCAATATATCATAATCTCAAGGTCTTCCCACATGATACGAATCCAACGCAGCTTCCACAAATTAGATTTTTCCAGACAGCGGAGGCAGGGCCCCTGGCATTCCCCCCGAGAGCCCCGTGTTGGGTCCGAGGAGGATCTGGAAGGAAAACGGTCAGTTGAGGGGCTGCGAGGACACGGGATGGCCGCCGCgcgctgccctcccctcccgcagCGACTCGGCAGGACGCCGACGGTACCAGCAGCGTTTCGCAATACCGGTTCCTCCCCTGCTGTGAGAACCGAGTTTAACGCTCGACCACGCCAAATGCAGACGGGGCGGGTCTGGACGTTGCTGCCTTAGGCCCGCGTGCAGCCCTCGCCGCGTACGTCGGCCCAGCGAAAGCCGGGTTGTGTTTGCCGGAGTTTGCCGCCAGCCGGCGACTGCAGATCGGCGAGGCTGTCCCACTGGAACACCCAACCAGAGCGCCCGGTGGGATGAGCGAGGCCACAGCGTAGGACAAACTGCACCCTGTTCCCGAAACCCCTTCAACAGCTGGAGACTGGGAGGAGGTGCAGGCACCCCGAGCCGACGCCGAAGGGCCAGCAGAGAGGGCCGGGGTGTTCCCGCCTCACCTGtcgctgctgcagctgctgctgttgctccaTTTGCAGTTTTTCGGTTTCAAAGACGACAGGAAGAACCAGAATCATGAAGGAGGTGGTCCCAATCCACAGAGCTGCCCTGGAGAACCTAGGGCGGAGAAAGCGCGTTAGGAACAAGAATCGCTTCCTTAGCTGCTTCTTGCAGGCACCAGGCTTCTCCCACGTTTCCCGTCCGTGCCTCAGACATAAAGCCTTCCCCTGGTTCCGCCCCCGAGCTGGCCCATCCACAGCGccttccccccgccctccccacaCGGCTTTGCCCACGCCGCCGAGAAACGAAGGCCGCGGCCCTGCCGCTCCCCACCCGCGCCCGCACCGCGCTACCAGCGGCCTGAGCCGCAGCGGGAGCCGCCGGAGCCGCCCCGCGCCACCGGGCTGCCCGCAGGACCCGCTCCCGAGGGactcccgcccggcccggcccggcccgccgctcccTCACCTGTACATCTTCTGCGCTACCGTCAGCGACAGGTCGAAGGTGGCTCCGGCCGCCGAGCGGACGCTCTCGGGGAACATCTCCGTCAGCCCCCACAGCCGCTCCGCCAGCGTCTCGTCCAGCTGCGGGCGGCACGCACCGCGTCaggcccgccccggccctgcgCGCCCGTC
This region includes:
- the TOMM22 gene encoding mitochondrial import receptor subunit TOM22 homolog, coding for MAAAASLSPEELLPKGGSGKAEELEDELEEEEDDEELDETLAERLWGLTEMFPESVRSAAGATFDLSLTVAQKMYRFSRAALWIGTTSFMILVLPVVFETEKLQMEQQQQLQQRQILLGPNTGLSGGMPGALPPLSGKI